A stretch of the Argentina anserina chromosome 6, drPotAnse1.1, whole genome shotgun sequence genome encodes the following:
- the LOC126798170 gene encoding eukaryotic translation initiation factor 1A isoform X1 — MFCGYKTRAFLLFDSEKTNQRFSGSALAPFSLRLSLNSEAGTVIMPKNKGKGGKNRKRGKNEADDEKRELVFKEDGQEYAQVLRMLGNGRCEAQCIDNTKRLCHIRGKMHKKVWIAAGDIILVGLRDYQDDKADVILKYMPDEARLLKAYGELPEGIRLNEGIGNAIDEEDENDGEDYVEFEDEDIDKI; from the exons ATGTTCTGTGGGTACAAAACTAgggcttttcttcttttcgaTTCCGAAAAAACAAATCAGCGTTTTTCAGGTTCTGCTCTCGCACCCTTTTCCCTTCGACTTTCTCTAAACTCAG AAGCAGGAACAGTAATCATGCCGAAGAACAAGGGAAAGGGAGGAAAGAACAGGAAGAGGGGAAAGAACGAGGCTGATGACGAAAAGCGTGAGCTTGTCTTCAAGGAAGACGGACAGGAGTACGCCCAAGTGCTTCGGATGCTGGGTAATGGTCGGTGCGAGGCCCAGTGCATTGATAATACCAAGCGGCTCTGCCATATCCGTGGTAAGATGCACAAGAAGGTGTGGATTGCAGCTGGGGATATCATTCTCGTCGGGCTTCGTGACTATCAGGATGACAAGGCTGATGTGATCCTTAAGTACATGCCGGATGAGGCTAGGCTGCTCAAGGCGTATGGAGAGCTTCCAGAGGGTATTCGTCTTAACGAGGGTATTGGTAATGCTATTGATGAAGAGGATGAAAATGATGGTGAAGACTATGTTGagtttgaggatgaagataTTGATAAGATTTAA
- the LOC126798170 gene encoding eukaryotic translation initiation factor 1A isoform X2: protein MPKNKGKGGKNRKRGKNEADDEKRELVFKEDGQEYAQVLRMLGNGRCEAQCIDNTKRLCHIRGKMHKKVWIAAGDIILVGLRDYQDDKADVILKYMPDEARLLKAYGELPEGIRLNEGIGNAIDEEDENDGEDYVEFEDEDIDKI, encoded by the coding sequence ATGCCGAAGAACAAGGGAAAGGGAGGAAAGAACAGGAAGAGGGGAAAGAACGAGGCTGATGACGAAAAGCGTGAGCTTGTCTTCAAGGAAGACGGACAGGAGTACGCCCAAGTGCTTCGGATGCTGGGTAATGGTCGGTGCGAGGCCCAGTGCATTGATAATACCAAGCGGCTCTGCCATATCCGTGGTAAGATGCACAAGAAGGTGTGGATTGCAGCTGGGGATATCATTCTCGTCGGGCTTCGTGACTATCAGGATGACAAGGCTGATGTGATCCTTAAGTACATGCCGGATGAGGCTAGGCTGCTCAAGGCGTATGGAGAGCTTCCAGAGGGTATTCGTCTTAACGAGGGTATTGGTAATGCTATTGATGAAGAGGATGAAAATGATGGTGAAGACTATGTTGagtttgaggatgaagataTTGATAAGATTTAA
- the LOC126800092 gene encoding protein GAMETE EXPRESSED 1-like has protein sequence MGRIKSLIFLLIFLTLSRSCMCWWFSSSSSKTTGYKPPKTLQISGDVPVIFSMEAFHDQRAIQRKEVADKRKLESCWFDAYKGLFAACSEISSDKYDMKKRFSWELSNCFQKEIGRQPFPTCSEGSPMKACLAKLDDNAIETYRAFFIETDSICFQLQSHVFRAETEKLVNQLVKSADYAEGKLETIAEQSEKLLEGSKDIHISLSSIDQQTQEMAQTSKKVGEQIGDIVKQSEIMFEQSERIAASQLDQSEIISASQLEQSEKIAASQLELQKGQEKLKENLQEGVEVIHESYHALGKEIHSLQDETIEIEKKVTEVGDTVSTKMNILQSKADVISNVTEISLEKQKALLEGQSEALDGLQSLTKFQVQALEESRGILQQLAKFGREQQEELLQQQEQIKQGHVNLVKNSKSILAAQEAFEQKQETMFLALDKLFKLQNALFLESRSIKTFFLYSISMLVIYLSTSTKQTYKVRPILYIGLCVAFSIELATVRFSTSGVEQQTMIVNVIRLLYVLFSLVLVVYAAFTYRDYEMLNYNMLKNLTEEFLRFQKNAASPYDYDDSPDAENDESDWITSVDTGVDDGIEYLLDSGSTDHMHEEVGDNSNLITSVTRRYNLRSRR, from the exons ATGGGTCGAATCAAATCTCTTATTTTCTTGCTGATCTTCTTAACTCTATCAAGGTCTTGTATGTGCTGGtggttctcttcttcttctagcaAGACAACTGGCTATAAACCTCCAAAAACTCTGCAAATATCCGGTGATGTTCCAGTTATATTCTCCATGGAAGCTTTCCATGATCAGAGGGCAATTCAACGGAAAGAAGTAGCTGATAAAAGAAAACTTGAATCTTGTTGGTTTGATGCCTATAAAGGACTATTTGCAGCATGCTCCGAGATTTCGAGCGACAAGTATGATATGAAGAAGAGGTTTTCTTGGGAACTAAGCAACTGCTTTCAGAAGGAAATCGGCAGGCAACCTTTTCCTACATGCAGTGAAGGCTCTCCTATGAAAGCTTGCCTTGCGAAGTTGGATGACAATGCTATTGAGACATACAGGGCCTTCTTCATAGAGACTGACTCTATTTGCTTTCAGTTACA GTCTCATGTATTTAGGGCTGAAACAGAAAAGTTGGTGAATCAATTGGTGAAGTCAGCTGATTATGCAGAGGGAAAACTAGAAACCATTGCAGAACAATCAGAGAAATTGTTGGAGGGGTCAAAAGATATACACATATCCTTGAGTTCAATTGACCAACAGACCCAAGAGATGGCTCAAACTTCCAAGAAGGTTGGTGAACAAATTGGTGATATAGTGAAGCAGTCTGAGATAATGTTTGAGCAATCTGAGAGAATTGCTGCATCGCAGTTAGATCAATCTGAAATAATTTCTGCATCCCAGTTAGAGCAATCTGAAAAAATTGCTGCATCTCAGTTAGAGTTGCAAAAAGGGCAAGAGAAACTGAAGGAAAATCTGCAAGAGGGCGTGGAAGTGATACACGAGTCTTATCATGCTCTAGGTAAAGAAATACACAGTTTACAGGATGAGACTATTGAGATAGAGAAGAAAGTAACCGAAGTCGGCGACACAGTGTCTACAAAGATGAACATCCTACAAAGTAAGGCTGATGTTATAAGCAATGTAACAGAGATTTCATTGGAAAAGCAAAAAGCACTTCTCGAAGGTCAATCAGAAGCTCTTGACGGCCTTCAGTCATTAACTAAATTTCAGGTTCAAGCTCTAGAAGAGAGCAGGGGCATTTTGCAGCAATTGGCTAAGTTTGGTCGTGAGCAGCAAGAAGAACTTCTTCAGCAACAAGAGCAAATTAAACAAGGCCATGTCAATCTGGTTAAAAATTCAAAGTCCATATTGGCAGCTCAG GAAGCTTTtgaacaaaaacaagaaaccATGTTTCTTGCTCTGGATAAGctattcaaattgcaaaatgCCTTGTTTCTCGAATCAAGATCAATTAAAACTTTCTTTCTGTATTCCATATCGATGTTAGTGATCTACTTGTCTACCAGCACAAAGCAAACTTACAAAGTGAGACCAATTCTTTACATAG GTCTATGTGTTGCATTTTCGATTGAATTAGCAACGGTTCGATTCTCAACCAGTGGAGTAGAGCAACAGACAATGATAGTCAATGTAATCAGGCTCCTTTATGTGTTGTTCTCTTTAGTTCTGGTAGTATACGCCGCCTTCACAtatag GGACTATGAGATGCTGAATTACAACATGCTGAAAAATCTGACAGAGGAGTTCCTAAGGTTTCAAAAGAATGCTGCTTCTCCATACGATTACGATGACTCACCAGATGCTGAGAACGATGAATCAGACTGGATTACATCGGTTGACACTGGTGTAGATGATGGCATTGAATACCTGTTGGACTCCGGATCCACTGATCATATGCATGAGGAGGTTGGAGATAATTCAAATCTGATAACTTCGGTTACTAGAAGATATAATCTGCGCAGTCGACGTTAA
- the LOC126799358 gene encoding uncharacterized protein LOC126799358 has protein sequence MALQTGSGISTSQVLVLVGAGLTSSIILRNGKLSDLLAQLQELCKGVNEVEILPEKFDSSVLRAQIQKLSEEIRELTVAGPVAIYNGNSDSGSYASYLIPVAALGAMGYCYMKWKGWSLSDVMYVTKHNMANAVATVSKQLETVHETLAITRRHLTKKLEELDWKVEEQRETTHLIANGVNEVKSNLSQIEFDVDAIHQLVSGLEGKVELLESKQDITNAGLWYLCQVAEGSKDRPEAKTIQDVSAKLTKHLTFTSEDKSLKGLQFIAETKDTSVVEKSTTRMETNDPSNFSGQKVSAMKTRIHRSFPVGISLHRNMTSSDS, from the exons ATGGCTTTGCAAACTGGTTCGGGGATTTCGACTTCTCAGGTTCTCGTTCTTGTTGGAGCAG GCTTGACAAGTTCGATCATTTTGAGGAATGGGAAATTGTCTGATCTTCTTGCACAACTTCAGGAGTTATGTAAGGGTGTAAATGAAGTTGAGATCTTGCCGGAGAAATTTGATAGTTCAGTTCTCAGAGCTCAG ATTCAAAAGTTGTCAGAAGAAATCAGGGAGTTAACGGTAGCTGGCCCTGTTGCCATCTACAATGGGAATTCTGACTCTG GAAGTTATGCCTCGTACCTAATTCCAGTTGCTGCACTTGGTGCTATGGGATATTGCTACATGAAGTGGAAG GGATGGTCATTGTCCGATGTAATGTATGTAACAAAGCATAATATGGCGAATGCTGTTGCAACCGTGTCAAAGCAATTAGAGACCGTGCATGAAACATTAGCT ATTACAAGAAGACATCTGACCAAGAAGCTGGAAGAGTTGGATTGGAAGGTGGAGGAGCAGAGAGAAACAACGCATCTTATTGCGAATGGT GTGAATGAGGTGAAATCAAACCTTTCTCAAATTGAGTTTGATGTTGATGCGATTCATCAATTGGTCTCTGGATTG GAAGGGAAGGTGGAACTTCTTGAGAGCAAACAG GATATTACAAACGCAGGTTTATGGTACCTTTGCCAAGTAGCTGAAGGCTCCAAAGATCGGCCGGAAGCTAAAACAATTCAG GATGTCTCTGCTAAGCTGACAAAGCATTTGACATTTACATCAGAGGACAAATCCCTGAAG GGCCTCCAATTCATTGCTGAAACTAAAGATACAAGCGTTGTTGAGAAATCAACTACAAGGATGGAAACTAATGACCCCAGCAACTTTTCTGGCCAAAAAGTTTCAGCCATGAAAACAAGAATACACAGGTCATTTCCTGTTGGGATTTCTTTGCACCGGAATATGACGAGCTCAGATtcatga
- the LOC126801000 gene encoding putative BPI/LBP family protein At1g04970, translating into MAPPIMFLLLLTSFLIPTQTQFQVEAKDEAFTSIVISQKGLDFLKELLVNEAVSSIIPLQIPRIEKSVRFPFLGSVEMVISNITIYGIDVGESYIKLGDDGVAIIASDTTCNMSMDWYYEYSTWVAPVEVKDEGSASVKVEGVEVGLTFGLGIEEGTLKLSLKDCGCYVEEISIKLDGGASWFYQGMINAFGEQIESAVENAITKKLKDGIVKLDTLLQALPKEIPLDDDTYLNATFVNDPVLSNSSIGFEINGLFTTRIKPSVSEYLNKDPKALVVCSDPSKMLGIALDEAVFNSVAATYYDAEFMQWIVDKIPDQSFLNTGGYRFIIPQLYKKYPNRDMNLNVSLSSPPIIEISEHDIGATIYADLIIDVLDEDNVIPVACISLVIRGSSSVKIAGNNLAGSMKVDDFSMSLKWSNIGSLRMYLIQPVVWTGIQTVFVPYVNKHLGKGIPLPIVHGFTIQNGELLCSESRVMVCSDVTYEASESHNLNWLLPSLSKYRHAT; encoded by the exons ATGGCACCGCCAATAATGTTCCTGCTTCTTCTCACTTCGTTCTTGATTCCAACGCAGACCCAATTCCAAGTAGAAGCCAAAGACGAAGCCTTTACCTCCATAGTGATATCTCAAAAGGGTCTTGATTTTCTGAAGGAATTGCTGGTGAATGAAGCTGTGTCTTCAATAATTCCACTCCAAATTCCCAGAATTGAGAAATCTGTGAGGTTCCCATTTCTAGGGAGTGTTGAGatggtgatttcaaatatcaCAATCTATGGGATCGATGTGGGTGAGTCTTACATTAAGCTGGGGGATGATGGGGTTGCTATTATTGCTTCTGATACGACTTGCAATATGAGCATGGATTGGTATTATGAGTATAGTACTTGGGTTGCGCCGGTTGAGGTGAAGGATGAAGGCAGTGCCTCTGTGAAG GTGGAAGGCGTGGAAGTTGGACTTACATTCGGCTTGGGGATCGAAGAAGGAACTCTGAAGCTTTCCCTAAAGGACTGTGGTTGTTATGTTGAGGAGATTTCCATTAAGTTGGATGGAGGAGCCTCTTGGTTTTATCAAGG gATGATTAATGCATTTGGAGAACAAATTGAATCTGCAGTGGAAAATGCTATCACCAAAAAACTTAAAGATGGCATTGTAAAGCTGGACACACTTCTGCAAGCTCTTCCAAAGGAAATCCCATTAGATGATGATACTTATCTGAATGCCACTTTCGTGAATGACCCAGTATTGAGTAATTCCTCCATAGGATTTGAGATTAATGGTTTATTTACTACACGTATAAAACCTTCAGTCTCTGAGTATCTTAACAAGGATCCAAAAGCATTAGTTGTATGCTCGGATCCATCTAAAATGCTTGGAATAGCATTGGATGAGGCTGTGTTTAATTCTGTAGCAGCCACATACTATGAT GCAGAATTTATGCAATGGATTGTTGACAAGATACCAGATCAGTCTTTTTTGAACACCGGTGGATACAGATTCATTATTCCCCAACTATACAAGAAATACCCAAACCGTGATATGAACTTGAATGTTTCTTTATCTTCTCCACCAATCATAGAGATCTCAGAGCATGATATTGGTGCCACTATCTATGCTGACCTGATCATTGATGTATTGGATGAAGACAATGTAATACCGGTTGCATGCATCTCATTG GTCATTCGTGGATCAAGTTCAGTTAAAATCGCAGGCAATAACCTTGCCGGTAGCATGAAAGTGGATGACTTTTCAATGTCATTGAAGTGGAGCAATATTGGAAGTCTTCGCATGTATCTAATTCAG CCGGTGGTGTGGACAGGCATTCAGACTGTTTTTGTGCCATACGTGAACAAACACCTCGGAAAGGGAATCCCACTACCAATTGTCCATGGCTTCACCATTCAAAATGGCGAACTACTCTGCTCAGAATCAAGAGTAATGGTTTGCAGCGACGTGACTTACGAAGCATCAGAATCACACAACCTCAATTGGCTCCTCCCAAGTTTGTCTAAATACAGGCACGCTACATAA
- the LOC126798798 gene encoding tRNase Z TRZ2, chloroplastic, with product MQISLTITPSKAPLLFPLHHPISQTPKPNRASLPTFSNPLNSIKSSSPYLSAVGRAIEDDEYRIARNQVLRKGVDLEGYSIEGSSVGGHETCIIIPEFKCAFDIGRCPSRAIHQNFLFITHAHLDHIGGLPMYVASRGLYNLKPPTVFVPPCIKEDVEKLMDIHRSMGHVDLDLDLVALDVGETYELRNNLVVRPFRTQHSIPSQGYVVYSVRKKLKKQYMHLKGKQIEKLKKSGTEITDTILSPEVAFAGDTTSEYMLDPRNADALRAKILITEATFLDEEFSIEDARERGHTHINEIIENAQWLRNKAILLTHFSSRYHLEDIRQAVSRLQSKVSAKVVPLTEGFKSMHT from the exons ATGCAAATCTCTCTGACCATAACACCCTCCAAAGCCCCTCTCCTATTCCCTCTCCACCACCCCATTTCCCAAACCCCAAAACCCAACAGAGCCTCACTCCCAACCTTCTCCAATCCCCTCAACTCCATCAAGTCCTCCTCACCTTATCTCTCTGCAGTGGGCCGGGCCATCGAAGATGACGAGTACCGGATAGCCAGGAACCAGGTTCTCCGGAAAGGTGTGGACTTGGAAGGCTACTCCATTGAGGGGTCCTCAGTTGGAGGACATGAGACTTGCATTATCATCCCTGAGTTTAAGTGTGCTTTCGACATCGGTAGATGTCCCTCCAGAGCTATTCATCAGAATTTCCTGTTCATCACTCATGCACATCTTGACCACATT GGTGGGCTGCCAATGTATGTAGCCAGCAGGGGTTTGTATAATTTGAAGCCGCCGACTGTGTTTGTGCCGCCTTGTATTAAGGAGGATGTGGAGAAGCTTATGGACATTCACAGGAGTATGGGACATGTGGATTTGGACCTTGACTTGGTTGCATTGGATGTTG GTGAAACATATGAGTTGCGGAATAACCTTGTTGTGCGGCCATTTAGGACTCAGCATTCCATACCCAGCCAG GGTTATGTTGtttactcagttagaaagaaactaaAGAAGCAGTACATGCATCTGAAAGGAAAACAGATTGAGAAGTTGAAGAAGTCTGGTACTGAG ATTACAGACACTATATTGTCACCAGAGGTGGCATTCGCAGGGGATACAACATCAGAGTATATGCTGGATCCACGTAATGCTGATGCCCTGAGGGCAAAGATTCTTATAACTGAG GCAACTTTTCTGGATGAAGAATTCAGTATTGAGGATGCACGAGAACGTGGTCATACTCATATAAACGAG ATCATTGAAAATGCTCAGTGGCTTAGAAATAAGGCTATATTGTTGACCCATTTCTCCTCCCGCTACCATTTAGAG GACATTCGTCAGGCTGTATCAAGATTGCAGTCTAAGGTGTCGGCGAAGGTGGTCCCTCTAACTGAAGGTTTCAAATCCATGCACACTTAG
- the LOC126798797 gene encoding 3-oxoacyl-[acyl-carrier-protein] synthase, mitochondrial, whose product MAASSGWRKLITRRISSSCFDPPPLVHSRRVVVTGLGLVTPLGCGVETTWKRLIDGGCGVRGLTLVDLKMNGFDSETQAHSFDQLTSKVAAIVPTGTSSGEFNEDLWLNSKKHRSIARFIGYALCAADEALRDANWMPTEPEEKERTGVSVGGGTGSISDVLDAAQLICEKRLRRLSPFFIPRILINMAAGHVSMKYGFQGPNHAAVTACATGAHSLGDATRMIQFGDSDVMVAGGTESSIDALSIAGFCRSRALSTKYNSSPQEASRPFDCGRDGFVIGEGSGILVLEELEHAKNRGAKIYAEVRGYGMSGDAYHITQPHTDGRGAVLAMTSALRQSGLHPHQVDYVNAHATSTPLGDSIEANAIRNVFSEHATSGSLALSSTKGAVGHLLGAAGAVEAIFSVLAIHHGVAPLTLNLSKPDPLFNDAFMPLTASKEMNIRAALSNSFGFGGTNASLLFTSPP is encoded by the exons ATGGCTGCTTCTTCAGGTTGGCGTAAGCTCATCACTCGTCGCATTTCCTCTTCTTGTTTCGACCCACCTCCACTTGTTCACTCCCGCAGAGTCGTCGTTACTG GTTTGGGCCTGGTGACGCCGTTGGGGTGTGGGGTGGAGACGACATGGAAAAGACTCATCGACGGCGGTTGTGGCGTTAGAGGGTTGACACTTGTGGATCTCAAGATGAATGGGTTTGATTCAGAGACTCAAGCTCACTCTTTTGATCAGCTCACTTCCAAAGTCGCCGCAATTGTGCCCACTGGAACCAGTTCCGGTGAATTCAATGAAGACTTGTGGCTCAATTCTAAG AAGCATCGTTCGATTGCGAGGTTTATAGGTTATGCATTGTGTGCTGCTGATGAGGCACTTAGAGATGCTAATTGGATGCCCACTGAGCCtgaggagaaagaaagaacG GGTGTCTCGGTTGGTGGGGGAACCGGAAGCATCAGTGATGTATTGGATGCTGCACAGTTGATTTGTGAGAAG CGTCTTCGTCGGCTCAGTCCTTTTTTCATCCCGCGAATATTGATCAACATGGCAGCTGGTCATGTCAGCATGAAATATGGATTCCAG GGACCAAACCATGCTGCAGTAACAGCATGTGCCACTGGTGCACATTCTTTGGGTGATGCCACAAGGATGATTCAATTTGGAGATTCAGATGTTATGGTGGCTGGAGGCACAGAGTCTAGTATTGATGCTTTATCAATTGCAGGATTTTGCAG GTCAAGGGCTTTGTCTACAAAGTACAATTCCTCCCCACAAGAAGCATCACGACCTTTTGACTGTGGTCGGGATGGATTTGT GATAGGTGAAGGTTCTGGCATCTTGGTTTTGGAG GAACTTGAGCATGCAAAGAATCGAGGTGCAAAAATTTATGCAGAAGTTCGTGGTTATGGGATGTCAG GTGATGCATATCACATTACTCAACCACATACTGATGGAAGAGGTGCCGTTCTAGCCATGACTAGTGCATTGAGACAG TCCGGGCTTCATCCTCACCAAGTGGATTATGTAAATGCCCATGCTACCTCAACACCTTTGG GTGATTCAATAGAAGCCAATGCTATCAGAAACGTGTTCTCCGAACATGCAACATCAGGTTCTCTAGCTCTGTCCTCCACAAAG GGAGCTGTTGGACATCTCCTTGGTGCAGCTGGGGCTGTTGAAGcaatattttctgttttggccATACACCAT GGAGTTGCACCACTAACACTTAATCTCTCAAAACCAGACCCACTATTCAATGATGCGTTTATGCCTTTGACGGCGTCAAAGGAAATGAACATAAGAGCAGCTTTATCCAACTCCTTTGGCTTTGGAGGAACAAATGCGTCCCTGCTCTTTACATCTCCTCCCTGA